From one Trueperella pyogenes genomic stretch:
- a CDS encoding YggT family protein, with protein MTILGQLLFWACQIYILILIGRVVLDFVQILSRDWYPTGILVVIANAIYKVTDPPLRLLGKFIPPLNLGGVSLDLGFIVLFIAVQILQRIAYFL; from the coding sequence ATGACTATCCTCGGCCAATTACTCTTCTGGGCTTGCCAGATCTACATCCTCATTCTTATCGGCAGAGTCGTGTTGGACTTCGTCCAAATACTCTCGCGCGACTGGTACCCGACGGGCATCCTCGTGGTGATTGCGAATGCCATTTACAAGGTCACCGATCCGCCGCTCAGGCTCTTGGGGAAGTTCATCCCTCCGCTCAATCTCGGCGGGGTGAGCCTCGACCTGGGTTTCATAGTGCTGTTCATCGCGGTGCAAATTCTCCAACGCATCGCATATTTTCTCTAG
- a CDS encoding DivIVA domain-containing protein — MAQLTEHDVVNVRFNEPKRAEDGFDKDQVDFFLDEVAETIASLTKEKAELEAQLQTAQARITELENQLGMAVRQPDQAAPSEATSTAQFAQLGQGTDDAASATSMLSLAQRLHDEHVANGRAEEERIIADAHSERARIITEAEEIHNRTLTKLEEERSLLERKISELREFERDYRTRLRSYLESLLQNVETQNNQ, encoded by the coding sequence ATGGCTCAGCTAACAGAGCACGATGTGGTCAATGTACGCTTCAACGAGCCCAAGCGTGCCGAGGACGGTTTCGACAAAGATCAGGTCGATTTCTTCCTCGATGAGGTCGCGGAGACTATCGCTTCCTTGACGAAGGAGAAAGCTGAGCTTGAAGCCCAGCTGCAGACTGCACAGGCTCGTATCACAGAGCTGGAAAACCAGCTGGGTATGGCCGTTCGGCAGCCTGATCAGGCAGCCCCCTCGGAGGCCACCTCGACGGCGCAGTTTGCGCAGCTTGGTCAGGGGACCGACGACGCGGCGAGCGCCACGTCGATGCTCTCGCTCGCTCAGCGCTTGCATGACGAGCACGTGGCCAATGGCCGCGCCGAGGAAGAGCGTATCATCGCGGATGCCCACTCTGAGCGCGCTCGCATCATCACTGAGGCTGAAGAGATCCATAACCGCACGCTCACTAAGCTGGAGGAAGAGCGTTCGTTGCTCGAGCGCAAGATCTCCGAGCTGCGTGAGTTCGAGCGCGATTACCGCACACGGTTGCGCAGCTACCTCGAGTCTCTC